The Lysinibacillus timonensis nucleotide sequence CAAAATTGAAAAAATTGAACGTTATTTCGGCAATGATATGGATGCGACTGCCAATGTAAACTTACGTGTTTACAATGACAAACAAACAAAAGTGGAAGTCACTATTCCTATGAAAAACGTAACACTCCGAGCAGAAGAACATCATCAAGATATGTATGCTGCCATTGACCTAATTGTTGATAAATTAGAACGACAAATTCGTAAACATAAAACAAAAGTAAATCGTAAATTCCGTGAGCGTGAGGGGGTAGGTGTTTACTTCGCACAAGAAGCCGTTTCCGAGACACTACCAACAGATGATGA carries:
- the raiA gene encoding ribosome-associated translation inhibitor RaiA, coding for MIRFNIRGENIEVTPAIREYVETKIEKIERYFGNDMDATANVNLRVYNDKQTKVEVTIPMKNVTLRAEEHHQDMYAAIDLIVDKLERQIRKHKTKVNRKFREREGVGVYFAQEAVSETLPTDDEEFTIVRTKQFSLKPMDQEEAILQMNLLGHDFFIFTDADSNGTNIVYKRKDGKYGLIETQ